A portion of the Toxotes jaculatrix isolate fToxJac2 chromosome 16, fToxJac2.pri, whole genome shotgun sequence genome contains these proteins:
- the skp2 gene encoding S-phase kinase-associated protein 2, with amino-acid sequence MPTDSMPLQDLPCLSLQGSVLSQPKKVNKRKSRGCFGEGLDTECTPTELIQQCSPRHKHQRLISKGKENDCNQFVLARRPRKRKESVSGISWDRLPDELLLKILFYLPLRDLLRMSIVCKRWHRLVFDESLWHSVDLEGLTHMGAALQQVLKTRVQRLRCPRSFVEELHFTGTGPLQIVQMDLSSSIIPTSALESIICRCRLLEYLSLEGLQLSDAIINSLAKNPNLLQLNLSGCSGFSAPAVADMLGSCTSIEQLNISWCQFSSNHVKSVVNNLSSGVTHLNLSGYRESMTLDDVKALVVRCPQIITLDLSDSTLLMADSFPVLAQLQSLLHLSLSRCYHIHLAALTDLGKMFPLLSHLDVFGLMHDGHLPTLKKELPHVSINSRPFSNIARPTPAGRTVGLFTDRTMWNKKCRLRFKP; translated from the exons ATGCCAACAGACAG CATGCCTCTGCAGGACTTGCCCTGCCTGAGTCTCCAGGGCTCCGTGTTGTCTCAGCCCAAGAAGGTCAACAAACGCAAATCCAGAGGCTGCTTCGGCGAGGGCCTGGACACAGAATGCACTCCAACAGAGCTCATCCAGCAGTGCTCACCCAGACACAAGCACCAGCGGCTCATCAGCAAAGGGAAAGAGAACGACTGCAACCAGTTTGTCTTGGCCAGGAGGccgaggaagagaaaagaatcGGTGTCTG GCATTTCATGGGACCGTCTACCAGATGAGCTGCTTCTCAAGATCCTCTTCTACCTCCCTCTGCGGGACCTCCTCAGGATGTCGATAGTTTGCAAGCGCTGGCACCGCTTAGT GTTTGATGAGTCTCTGTGGCACAGCGTGGATCTGGAGGGGTTGACCCACATGggtgcagctctgcagcaggtcCTGAAAACTAGGGTCCAACGGTTGCGCTGCCCTCGATCCTTCGTGGAAGAGCTGCACTTCACAGGCACCGG CCCTCTGCAGATAGTTCAGATGGACCTGTCCAGCTCTATCATCCCCACCTCAGCTCTAGAGAGCATCATCTGTCGGTGCAGGCTGCTGGAGTATCTGAGCCTGGAGGGTCTGCAGCTCTCGGACGCCATCATCAA ctctttgGCCAAAAACCCAAACCTGCTGCAGCTCAACCTGAGCGGCTGCTCCGGCTTCTCTGCTCCTGCGGTGGCTGACATGCTCGGATCCTGCACCAG CATAGAGCAGTTGAACATATCATGGTGTCAGTTCAGCAGTAATCATGTGAAGAGCGTTGTCAATAATCTGAGCTCCGGTGTTACTCACCTCAACCTCAGCGGTTACAGAGAGAGCATGACGTTAGACG aTGTGAAGGCGCTGGTGGTGAGATGCCCTCAAATTATAACTCTAGATTTAAG TGACAGCACGCTGCTGATGGCTGACAGCTTCCCTGTCCTCGCACAACTCCAGTCTCTGCTGCACCTGTCCCTGAGTCGCTGCTATCACATTCACCTTGCCGCTCTCAC GGACCTGGGTAAGATGTTCCCCCTGCTGTCCCACCTGGATGTTTTCGGCCTCATGCACGATGGCCACCTGCCCACTCTGAAGAAGGAGCTGCCTCACGTCAGCATCAACTCCAGGCCGTTCTCCAACATCGCCCGGCCCACGCCTGCTGGCAGGACCGTCGGCCTCTTCACCGACCGCACCATGTGGAACAAGAAGTGTCGACTGCGCTTCAAACCGTAA
- the macir gene encoding macrophage immunometabolism regulator, protein MSVRMEMDISGVSRAHVSILPAAEIKATLKPEAERPRCASTPCSPIRGTVAGYQILHMDSNYLVGFTTGEELLKLAHKWSEGTPEKGSVSEAVPSSIQSPVPKSVDLGIHRSSRIFKGKNRYYQPYDIPAANGRRRRRMPSSSDTFLRSLAHGETGRGLHAPLPLCLLKGKGAQSKSLDYLNLDKISIKESSDTEVLQYQLQHLTLRGERMFTRNKT, encoded by the coding sequence ATGTCAGTCAGGATGGAAATGGATATCAGTGGAGTGTCCAGGGCACACGTCTCCATTCTTCCTGCAGCTGAGATCAAAGCCACATTGAAGCCAGAAGCAGAGAGACCTCGCTGTGCCAGCACCCCGTGCTCACCCATCAGAGGAACTGTTGCAGGATACCAGATCCTGCACATGGACTCAAACTACTTGGTTGGCTTCACCACTGGTGAGGAGCTGCTCAAACTGGCCCACAAGTGGTCTGAAGGCACTCCAGAGAAGGGCTCTGTATCAGAGGCTGTGCCAAGCTCCATCCAGAGTCCTGTCCCAAAATCTGTGGACTTGGGCATCCACCGGTCTTCACGAATCTTCAAGGGCAAAAACCGCTACTATCAACCCTATGACATCCCCGCCGCCAACGGGCGGAGACGGAGGCGCATGCCCAGCTCGAGTGACACCTTCCTCAGGTCCCTGGCCCACGGGGAGACTGGGAGGGGTCTGCATGCTCCACTACCCCTGTGTCTGCTTAAAGGAAAGGGGGCCCAGTCCAAGTCTTTGGACTACCTTAACCTGGACAAAATTAGCATCAAAGAATCATCAGACACTGAGGTGTTACAGTACCAACTGCAGCACCTCACCCTGCGAGGGGAGCGCATGTTTACCAGAAACAAGACATGA